One Psychrosphaera aestuarii DNA window includes the following coding sequences:
- the tsaA gene encoding tRNA (N6-threonylcarbamoyladenosine(37)-N6)-methyltransferase TrmO, with product MDTKHTIEPIGFIQTPFKEKFGIPRQPNLCAAKGTIVLDETLFSADSVNGLLSHSHIWLLFLFDQNIEKGWKENVRPPRLGGNKKIGVFATRSTFRPNAIGMSVVKLLSVEQVDKQLHIGVQGVDLVNNTPIVDIKPYIPYSDAIIDATSSLANDEPLQTLNVDFSVDAEASLKNLKITDETRKLMVDVLSQDPRPSYKKNKLDSKIYGITLDNINITWQVTNEVCEVIDVKAI from the coding sequence TTGGATACTAAACACACAATTGAACCAATAGGTTTCATACAAACGCCTTTTAAAGAAAAATTTGGTATACCTCGACAACCTAATTTGTGCGCGGCAAAAGGGACCATTGTACTTGACGAGACTTTGTTCTCAGCTGATTCGGTGAATGGATTGCTATCTCATTCCCATATTTGGTTGCTGTTTTTGTTTGACCAGAATATAGAAAAAGGTTGGAAAGAGAATGTTCGCCCGCCTCGCTTAGGTGGTAATAAGAAAATTGGAGTATTTGCCACTCGCTCAACTTTTAGACCAAATGCAATCGGAATGTCAGTCGTTAAATTATTGAGCGTCGAACAAGTAGATAAACAGTTGCATATTGGTGTTCAAGGTGTCGACTTAGTTAATAATACGCCTATTGTTGATATTAAACCTTACATACCCTATTCAGATGCCATCATTGATGCCACATCGAGTTTGGCCAATGACGAACCATTACAAACGTTAAATGTGGATTTTTCTGTTGATGCTGAAGCCTCGTTAAAAAACCTCAAAATAACAGACGAAACAAGAAAACTAATGGTCGATGTGTTGTCGCAAGATCCCAGGCCGTCATATAAAAAAAATAAACTTGATTCAAAAATATATGGCATCACATTAGACAATATAAATATTACGTGGCAAGTAACTAACGAAGTTTGTGAGGTGATTGATGTTAAAGCAATTTAA
- a CDS encoding Kelch repeat-containing protein, whose translation MLKQFNVLIFIAFGFISSSVPASSQTTFSINAQATPADDLVLSNDINMTRNADEPSELTKKDSLFVLPPLPIPTTANASVAVSNNSKTFIYSFMGLEQTDSGLDVSSKAWKLDLSETPQQWKAISAVPTIQKQKGRFATTATALDNFIYLLGGYSTNSVTRPKLSPNLQNVTDFYSYDPVNDTYQQLADMPVPVDDTVILPYQNRYLYVVSGWHKDGAVNLVQVFDTHKNSWFQASPLLGNGRFGHAAGIIDNQIVVCDGMEQTPQLASTPVLNIQASCLLGEINAMDPSKITWFQWVHPTDSGRFRMAAFSDIDNGSISFIGGSTKPYDINGKISSSQLAEPNADIWTYHADKRSWSIAESSNPVFDIKNVVKLNNQLLTIGGRESTGISNKVLNHSER comes from the coding sequence ATGTTAAAGCAATTTAACGTATTAATATTTATTGCATTTGGTTTTATATCGAGCTCGGTACCGGCTAGCTCCCAGACTACTTTCTCTATCAATGCTCAAGCCACCCCAGCTGACGACCTGGTATTATCTAATGATATAAATATGACTAGGAATGCTGATGAGCCTAGTGAGCTCACAAAAAAAGACAGTCTGTTTGTCCTTCCCCCTTTACCCATACCTACAACGGCCAATGCATCTGTCGCCGTGAGCAATAACAGCAAAACTTTCATATATAGCTTTATGGGACTTGAGCAAACCGACAGTGGTTTAGACGTTAGTAGTAAAGCGTGGAAGCTAGATCTATCGGAGACTCCCCAGCAATGGAAGGCCATTTCAGCGGTACCAACAATTCAAAAACAAAAAGGCCGGTTTGCCACAACGGCTACCGCTTTAGATAATTTTATTTATCTACTTGGTGGCTATAGTACCAATAGCGTAACTCGACCTAAACTCAGCCCAAACTTACAAAATGTCACTGACTTTTATAGTTACGACCCAGTAAATGATACCTATCAGCAGCTGGCCGACATGCCGGTTCCTGTAGATGATACCGTTATTCTTCCATATCAAAATCGCTACTTATATGTAGTGTCCGGTTGGCATAAAGACGGAGCGGTAAATTTGGTGCAAGTCTTCGACACTCACAAAAACAGCTGGTTCCAAGCTAGCCCGTTATTAGGGAATGGGCGTTTTGGTCATGCAGCGGGCATTATAGATAATCAAATAGTCGTTTGTGATGGTATGGAGCAAACGCCACAGCTAGCTTCAACGCCAGTTCTTAACATTCAAGCGTCATGTTTATTAGGTGAAATAAATGCGATGGACCCAAGTAAAATAACCTGGTTTCAGTGGGTGCATCCAACAGACTCGGGCCGCTTTCGTATGGCCGCGTTTAGTGACATTGATAATGGTTCTATCAGTTTTATTGGTGGTTCCACAAAACCCTACGATATTAACGGCAAGATCAGTAGTTCTCAATTAGCAGAGCCGAACGCTGATATATGGACTTACCATGCTGATAAACGCAGTTGGAGTATTGCCGAGTCAAGCAACCCAGTCTTTGATATTAAAAACGTTGTAAAATTAAATAACCAACTCCTAACGATAGGTGGTCGCGAGTCTACTGGTATTTCCAATAAAGTACTGAATCATAGTGAGCGTTAA
- a CDS encoding DUF2310 family Zn-ribbon-containing protein, which translates to MVVCQVKFVCQREISLEQAQTVISELLDELRYNGQILGREFALTLTNQAFVCHLVCPEQDAMDSKYFTPIIEEIVAELKDLGIAGPYIEVTGLESQSDFTDVCQSPKGYILYSTFVQSCSPIRCSEHFMPIPLYKLPEVVRKPLIKWQESQAACDQLQMNELSEIEAVMLEQLSLPNSQLSLKGRELLDQIESITGRPCFQYLYRVGGDSFEQETTRRCPSCDSHWRVNKPLFGLFDFKCDSCKLLSNISWNWQ; encoded by the coding sequence ATGGTTGTCTGCCAAGTTAAATTTGTTTGTCAGCGAGAAATATCGCTTGAACAAGCTCAAACTGTCATCTCTGAGTTATTGGATGAACTTAGGTATAACGGCCAAATCCTAGGACGAGAGTTTGCTCTCACCTTAACGAACCAAGCGTTTGTTTGTCATTTGGTTTGTCCAGAACAAGACGCCATGGACTCTAAATACTTTACTCCGATAATAGAAGAAATTGTTGCTGAGTTAAAAGACTTAGGCATCGCGGGGCCTTACATTGAAGTAACTGGCCTAGAAAGTCAGTCGGACTTTACCGACGTGTGCCAATCGCCAAAGGGCTATATCCTATACTCTACTTTTGTTCAGTCTTGTTCGCCAATTCGCTGTAGCGAACATTTTATGCCAATTCCCTTGTATAAATTACCCGAGGTGGTCCGCAAGCCGTTAATAAAATGGCAAGAAAGTCAGGCAGCATGCGACCAGTTACAAATGAATGAACTGTCAGAAATTGAAGCCGTTATGTTGGAGCAGCTTTCTTTGCCTAACAGCCAGTTGTCTTTAAAAGGTCGCGAACTACTCGACCAAATTGAGTCGATAACGGGTAGACCATGTTTTCAATATTTGTACCGTGTTGGTGGTGACAGCTTTGAGCAAGAAACAACAAGACGCTGCCCAAGTTGTGATAGTCATTGGCGAGTGAATAAACCCTTATTTGGTTTGTTTGATTTTAAATGTGACTCGTGCAAGTTATTATCGAATATTAGCTGGAACTGGCAGTAG
- a CDS encoding proline--tRNA ligase yields MRTSDYIIATLKETPSDAEVISHQLMLRAGMIRKLASGLYTWLPTGLKVVRKVEQVVREELEKAGAIEMLMPVVQPADLWEESGRWQEYGPELLRIKDRHNRDFALGPTHEEVVTEFVRKEINSYKQLPLNLYQIQTKFRDEVRPRFGVMRSREFIMKDAYSFHLTTECLQQTYDRMHKAYCNIFERLGLDYRPVLADTGSIGGDASHEFHVLAESGEDAIAFSTVSQYAANVEKAEAVALKAEADAPTLEKTLVDTPNTKTIADLVGNFDVNIENTLKTLVVKASDAVDSEFVALVLRGDHELNEIKAENLAQVFEPLTMASEEEIVKVMGAAPGSLGPVNSPIPVIVDRTAAVTSDFAVGANEDGKHYFGVNWSRDLELGEVADIRNVVEGDPSPCGEGTLTIKRGIEVGHIFQLGTKYSKAMNAGVLTESGKHQVLEMGCYGIGITRIVASAIEQNHDKFGIKWPAALAPFSVAIVPMNMHKSHRIPAIAEAVYEKLKAAGVEVLFDDRKERPGVMFNDMELIGIPHQIVIGERNLDNNQIEYKNRHTGEKALLSVDEAVDFVLKQIKA; encoded by the coding sequence ATGCGTACTAGTGATTATATTATCGCAACATTAAAAGAAACGCCGTCCGATGCTGAAGTCATTAGCCATCAGCTAATGTTACGTGCCGGCATGATCCGAAAGTTAGCATCTGGATTGTACACTTGGTTACCGACAGGCTTAAAAGTCGTGCGTAAAGTTGAACAAGTTGTTCGTGAGGAGCTTGAGAAAGCCGGCGCAATTGAAATGTTAATGCCTGTTGTACAACCTGCTGATTTATGGGAAGAGTCTGGTCGTTGGCAGGAGTACGGCCCTGAGTTGCTTCGTATTAAGGATCGTCACAATCGTGACTTTGCGTTAGGCCCAACGCATGAAGAAGTGGTTACAGAGTTTGTAAGAAAAGAAATAAATAGCTACAAACAGCTGCCGTTAAATCTTTACCAAATTCAAACTAAGTTCCGTGATGAAGTGAGACCTCGCTTTGGTGTCATGCGATCTCGCGAATTCATCATGAAAGATGCATATTCATTTCACCTTACGACAGAATGCTTGCAACAAACGTATGACCGCATGCACAAAGCCTACTGTAATATATTTGAGCGCTTGGGTTTAGATTATCGTCCAGTATTGGCTGACACGGGCTCTATTGGTGGCGATGCATCACACGAATTCCATGTGCTAGCGGAATCTGGTGAAGATGCAATTGCCTTCTCAACAGTAAGTCAATACGCTGCCAACGTTGAAAAAGCAGAAGCGGTTGCACTTAAAGCGGAGGCTGATGCACCTACCCTAGAAAAAACACTCGTTGATACTCCAAATACAAAAACAATTGCCGATTTGGTTGGCAACTTTGATGTAAACATTGAAAACACTTTAAAAACGTTAGTGGTAAAAGCATCTGATGCCGTTGACAGTGAATTTGTCGCATTAGTGCTTCGTGGAGATCATGAACTTAATGAAATCAAAGCTGAAAACTTAGCGCAGGTTTTTGAACCGTTAACCATGGCTAGCGAAGAAGAAATTGTGAAAGTAATGGGTGCAGCGCCAGGCTCATTAGGCCCGGTTAACAGCCCTATTCCTGTTATTGTTGACAGAACTGCAGCAGTAACATCTGACTTTGCTGTGGGTGCCAATGAAGATGGTAAACATTACTTTGGCGTTAACTGGTCTCGCGATCTTGAGTTAGGCGAAGTAGCTGACATTCGTAACGTTGTTGAAGGTGACCCTAGTCCTTGTGGTGAAGGTACATTAACCATTAAACGTGGTATTGAAGTAGGACACATCTTCCAACTAGGCACTAAATACTCTAAAGCGATGAACGCAGGTGTATTAACCGAGTCTGGTAAACATCAAGTTCTAGAAATGGGTTGTTACGGTATTGGTATTACGCGTATTGTGGCTTCAGCAATTGAACAAAACCATGATAAATTTGGTATCAAGTGGCCTGCGGCACTAGCCCCATTCAGTGTTGCAATTGTACCTATGAATATGCACAAATCTCATCGTATTCCAGCTATCGCTGAAGCCGTCTATGAAAAGCTAAAAGCAGCAGGTGTTGAAGTTTTATTTGATGATCGTAAAGAGCGCCCTGGCGTTATGTTTAACGATATGGAGCTGATCGGTATTCCACATCAAATTGTTATCGGTGAACGCAACTTAGATAACAATCAAATTGAATATAAAAATCGTCACACTGGTGAAAAAGCCCTTCTGTCGGTTGATGAAGCCGTTGATTTTGTGCTGAAGCAAATAAAAGCGTAA
- the hisIE gene encoding bifunctional phosphoribosyl-AMP cyclohydrolase/phosphoribosyl-ATP diphosphatase HisIE, producing MKLSLNNISQVDWQKMDDLVPAIVQDATSGTLLMQGYMNKVALETTFEKGLVTFFSRSKQRLWTKGETSNNTLELVSAHVDCDNDSILVLANPNGPTCHKGTESCWQDSEATPTVGFIADLERVIASRKGADADSSYTASLYASGIKRIAQKVGEEGVETALAATVKDLEELKNESADLLYHLLVLLQASDLSLNDVIDVLKKRHQK from the coding sequence ATGAAATTATCATTAAACAACATTAGCCAAGTTGATTGGCAAAAGATGGATGACTTAGTGCCAGCTATTGTTCAAGATGCAACAAGTGGCACCTTGTTAATGCAAGGCTACATGAACAAAGTCGCCTTAGAAACAACCTTTGAGAAAGGCTTAGTAACTTTCTTTAGTCGCAGTAAACAACGCTTATGGACCAAAGGTGAAACGTCAAACAATACCTTAGAGCTTGTCAGCGCGCACGTAGACTGTGATAACGACAGTATTCTTGTCTTGGCTAACCCAAATGGACCAACGTGCCATAAAGGCACAGAGAGCTGCTGGCAAGATAGCGAGGCAACACCTACTGTTGGTTTTATTGCCGATCTGGAGCGTGTTATTGCAAGTCGTAAAGGTGCAGATGCCGACTCATCCTATACAGCGTCACTTTACGCAAGTGGCATTAAACGTATCGCACAAAAAGTAGGTGAAGAAGGTGTAGAGACAGCGCTTGCTGCGACTGTTAAAGATCTTGAAGAGTTAAAAAATGAAAGTGCTGACTTGCTTTATCATTTGTTGGTATTGCTGCAAGCAAGTGATTTGTCGTTAAACGATGTTATAGACGTACTGAAAAAGCGTCATCAAAAGTAG
- a CDS encoding sensor domain-containing diguanylate cyclase, translating into MSDQNQTAQIEVSEIHWLMDMFQSVDVGLVVLDDHYRIQVWNGFMENHSGRSPYDVRNQSLFETFPELNETWLRQKTDPVFVLKNRAFTIWEQTPHIFKFKNYRPITSVAPFMYQNATFIPLTNTMGAVTHICIIIYDVTDVAVSKLELEEVNTELKRLSQTDRLTNLNNRGFWEECLKKEFQRQRRTHNISSLLIFDIDHFKNVNDSYGHAAGDEAILHLAKVLKQNLRETDIGGRYGGEEFAVILPETDARHAAVFAERVRRSVEASTVIFNEVEIKFTVSLGIAEFHSDFNSHQKWIEAADSALYVAKSNGRNQVRAYVHKA; encoded by the coding sequence ATGAGTGATCAAAACCAAACAGCACAAATTGAAGTATCAGAAATACACTGGTTGATGGATATGTTCCAATCGGTTGATGTTGGTTTAGTCGTACTAGACGATCATTATCGAATTCAAGTTTGGAATGGATTTATGGAAAATCATAGCGGTCGTTCGCCTTATGACGTTCGTAACCAGTCGCTATTTGAAACATTTCCAGAGCTAAACGAGACATGGCTTCGACAAAAAACGGATCCCGTATTTGTATTAAAAAACAGAGCATTTACGATATGGGAACAGACACCGCATATTTTTAAATTTAAGAATTATCGGCCAATTACCAGTGTCGCGCCGTTTATGTATCAAAACGCGACTTTTATTCCGCTTACAAACACTATGGGTGCGGTTACTCATATTTGTATCATTATCTACGATGTTACTGATGTTGCGGTGTCAAAGCTTGAGCTAGAAGAAGTAAACACAGAGTTGAAGCGTCTTAGCCAAACGGATCGTTTAACAAATCTAAACAATCGAGGCTTTTGGGAAGAGTGTTTGAAAAAAGAGTTTCAACGACAGCGTAGAACGCATAACATCAGCTCGCTATTAATATTCGATATTGATCACTTTAAAAATGTCAATGATAGCTACGGCCATGCAGCCGGAGATGAAGCAATACTCCACTTAGCAAAAGTACTGAAGCAAAACTTGCGTGAAACCGATATTGGTGGTCGATACGGTGGCGAAGAGTTTGCCGTTATTTTACCAGAGACTGATGCACGACATGCCGCCGTATTTGCTGAACGTGTGAGACGTTCAGTTGAAGCCTCCACGGTTATATTTAACGAAGTTGAAATTAAATTCACGGTTAGTTTAGGTATCGCGGAATTCCACAGTGACTTTAATTCACACCAGAAATGGATTGAGGCTGCAGATAGCGCGCTATATGTGGCAAAAAGTAATGGTCGTAACCAAGTTCGAGCTTATGTCCACAAAGCTTAA